In Spirobacillus cienkowskii, a genomic segment contains:
- a CDS encoding small ribosomal subunit Rsm22 family protein → MSFYTYLQKFLEKELEFYSTKNIQFGYSNLSYKYRENRKEITESLSNAEERLSYLAARMPATFSAVSKVLQEIKGDFSPSITSVLDIGAGPGTAAWACYESINTIQKVSLIEKNKEMIELGKKLASEHEILQNATWIHKDLLNINSEIETADIVIASYSLNEIPENNYLSLLDFLWKKTNYYLIIIEPGTPLAFKKIHSARQWLIQQNAFLAAPCSHSTTCPAFINRDWCHFSARLQRSNLHKNLKKGEKGYEDEKFSYLIASKHPKPNYESRVIRHPSKHSGHLKLQLCTHNGIENVICSKKQGEIYKKTKKLEWGDRCQISELRNS, encoded by the coding sequence ATGTCTTTTTATACTTATTTGCAAAAATTTCTTGAAAAAGAATTAGAATTTTACTCTACAAAAAATATTCAGTTTGGATATTCTAATTTATCTTACAAATACCGAGAAAATCGAAAAGAAATTACAGAAAGTCTCTCTAATGCGGAAGAACGTTTATCCTATTTAGCTGCAAGAATGCCAGCAACATTTTCGGCGGTATCAAAAGTTTTACAAGAAATTAAAGGTGATTTTTCTCCCTCAATCACAAGTGTTTTAGATATTGGCGCTGGACCAGGAACAGCAGCTTGGGCCTGTTACGAAAGTATTAATACTATTCAAAAAGTCTCGTTAATTGAAAAAAATAAAGAAATGATTGAATTAGGCAAAAAATTAGCTAGTGAGCATGAAATCTTGCAAAATGCGACATGGATTCATAAAGATTTACTGAACATCAACTCAGAAATTGAAACGGCTGATATTGTAATAGCAAGTTATTCATTAAATGAAATACCAGAGAACAACTACTTATCTTTACTAGATTTTTTATGGAAAAAAACAAACTATTATCTTATAATAATTGAACCAGGAACACCACTTGCTTTTAAAAAAATTCACTCAGCTCGGCAATGGCTCATACAGCAAAATGCATTTTTAGCAGCACCTTGTTCTCATTCAACGACTTGTCCTGCGTTCATAAATAGAGATTGGTGCCATTTTTCAGCACGCTTACAACGCTCAAACCTTCATAAAAATTTAAAAAAAGGGGAAAAAGGCTACGAGGATGAAAAGTTTTCTTATTTAATAGCATCAAAACACCCCAAACCTAATTATGAATCCAGAGTCATCAGACATCCCAGCAAGCACTCTGGTCACTTAAAACTACAGCTTTGTACACATAATGGTATAGAAAATGTTATCTGCTCTAAAAAACAGGGTGAAATATATAAAAAAACCAAAAAGTTAGAGTGGGGAGACCGCTGCCAAATATCAGAACTTCGCAACAGTTAA
- a CDS encoding YkgJ family cysteine cluster protein, with product MNHEPPIELQPIANLHKNCTNFFEKFHEKHLKNMSCKLGCSKCCYVDISIFQVEAYIIINWLYLLDQEKKHKILEQLKASDNLEQQNTKKSKQKPCVFLHNDGCSIYEVRPAICRTQGLPLQYKISSDKNQENLAVDVCPLNFTQENSLPEKAEWLDLDRLNILISIAENFFHKNKTDSNIILDSKFINNQDRVSLKDLKKFIINYLENGVIS from the coding sequence ATGAACCATGAACCACCTATTGAGCTGCAACCTATCGCGAATTTACATAAAAATTGTACAAATTTTTTTGAGAAATTTCATGAAAAACATTTAAAAAATATGTCATGTAAACTTGGTTGTTCAAAATGCTGTTACGTAGACATATCTATTTTTCAAGTTGAAGCATATATAATTATTAATTGGCTATATTTATTAGATCAAGAAAAAAAACATAAAATATTAGAACAACTTAAAGCGTCAGATAATTTAGAACAACAAAATACCAAAAAAAGTAAACAAAAACCGTGCGTATTTTTGCATAATGATGGATGCTCAATATATGAGGTTCGTCCCGCCATTTGTAGAACACAAGGGCTGCCTTTACAATATAAAATTTCGAGTGATAAAAATCAAGAAAACTTAGCAGTAGATGTCTGTCCATTAAATTTTACGCAAGAAAACTCTCTACCAGAAAAAGCAGAATGGCTAGATCTTGATAGATTAAATATACTTATAAGTATAGCAGAAAACTTTTTTCATAAAAATAAAACTGATTCAAATATAATTTTAGATTCAAAATTTATCAATAATCAAGATCGTGTTTCATTAAAAGATTTAAAAAAATTTATTATTAATTATTTAGAAAATGGGGTAATAAGCTAA
- a CDS encoding response regulator — protein sequence MVSRVFPISRWLVVDDTPEDADDIVLAIEGLGGKADIADSIKAAEKLLRKNIYDVCVVDCFYKGTNKWGVDLLPDLRATLPGLPVIMISNSDDLELPGKVVRSGADMFCPKLRDSFSLTKVLGAAALQATTIRKLKILEFDSRFSKEIFLLKQTSDSFEHSTRRKEERLLICGASGTGKTIGSQLFAHQFLKNNYGSLSRNIVYHDCASKSDEANYLLFFGDSRNIGNTLQLSLFERAVGGVLILDNLHALSQENQNKLKSVFDSEYVPSNLGDGSLSINLIKFVGTYCTDYQNKIAPGFLEAYAHREIDLPSIADLNHDLSKAIQFIIDQISQSSEDLKISASPEVISKILDLAANHIFSANFRTLHQIIENAISKALTDHRSQIYPSDIEIVGSMRTTSVQDTQIASSRSVKNYGEVLEGRFGEALLKYIFSGENFDEAKDVLRKIMINVASKKYGGNKSKIASSLGISRQSLYDHEESE from the coding sequence ATGGTATCAAGAGTCTTCCCTATATCAAGATGGTTGGTTGTTGATGACACTCCAGAAGATGCAGATGATATTGTGTTAGCAATTGAAGGCTTAGGTGGAAAAGCAGATATTGCAGATAGTATTAAAGCTGCAGAAAAATTACTTAGAAAAAATATATATGACGTTTGTGTTGTTGATTGTTTTTATAAAGGTACAAATAAGTGGGGAGTAGATTTATTACCAGATTTGCGTGCAACTTTGCCCGGCCTACCTGTCATTATGATTTCTAATTCTGACGATTTAGAGTTACCTGGTAAAGTTGTGCGGTCTGGTGCAGATATGTTTTGCCCAAAGCTTCGAGATTCTTTTTCATTAACAAAAGTGTTAGGTGCTGCCGCACTACAGGCAACTACAATTCGTAAATTAAAAATTTTAGAATTTGATTCAAGATTTTCAAAAGAAATTTTTTTATTAAAACAAACCTCAGACTCTTTTGAGCATTCTACGAGAAGAAAAGAAGAGCGTTTATTAATTTGTGGTGCCTCTGGGACAGGAAAAACTATTGGGTCTCAGTTATTTGCACATCAGTTTTTAAAAAATAATTATGGGAGTTTATCACGTAATATTGTTTACCATGACTGTGCTTCAAAATCAGATGAGGCAAATTATCTATTATTTTTTGGAGACTCTAGAAATATTGGAAATACTCTACAATTGAGTTTATTTGAAAGAGCTGTTGGAGGAGTTTTAATTCTTGACAACTTGCATGCTCTTTCGCAAGAAAATCAAAATAAACTTAAAAGTGTTTTTGATTCAGAATATGTTCCTTCTAATTTGGGTGATGGTAGTTTATCAATTAATTTAATTAAGTTTGTTGGAACTTATTGTACAGATTACCAAAATAAAATTGCACCAGGTTTTTTAGAAGCATATGCTCATCGAGAAATCGATCTGCCCTCAATAGCAGATTTAAATCATGATCTGAGTAAAGCGATTCAATTTATTATAGATCAAATTTCACAATCAAGTGAAGATTTAAAAATTTCAGCCAGCCCAGAAGTCATTAGTAAAATATTAGATCTTGCAGCAAATCATATATTTTCAGCAAATTTTCGTACGTTGCATCAAATTATTGAAAATGCAATTTCAAAAGCATTAACAGACCATCGAAGTCAAATTTATCCTTCTGATATCGAAATAGTTGGAAGCATGCGCACAACCTCTGTTCAGGATACTCAAATTGCCTCTTCTCGTTCTGTTAAAAATTACGGAGAAGTTTTAGAGGGACGTTTTGGAGAGGCATTGCTTAAGTATATCTTCTCAGGCGAAAATTTCGATGAAGCAAAAGATGTTTTAAGAAAAATAATGATTAATGTTGCGTCTAAAAAATATGGTGGTAATAAATCAAAAATTGCATCATCATTAGGTATTTCGCGTCAAAGTTTATATGATCATGAAGAAAGCGAATAA
- a CDS encoding nitronate monooxygenase, with protein sequence MKIENAFTRLVGIEYPIICGAMYPCSNPGLVAAVSQAGGIGVIQPLSLVFVHRYDFREGLQYIKKLTTKPVGMNIITEKSSKIYEDRMKKWLEIALEEGVRFFVTSLGNPKWVVDRVASMGGIVFHDVTEKKWAEKAIQAGVHGLICVNNNAGGHAGTHGFESIYKELSDFNVPIICAGGIGDKKSYQDAMQIGYMGVQMGTRFIATHECNAHDDYKRAIIKATSNDIVLTEKISGVPVSVIKTEYISKVGTKASPIARYMLKHSKLKHWIRAYYTFQAVWKLKRASLEGSGYKDYWQAGKSVDGCHEVLSSAEVIHGLVG encoded by the coding sequence ATGAAAATTGAAAACGCATTCACACGTCTTGTTGGAATTGAGTATCCCATCATTTGCGGCGCGATGTATCCTTGCAGCAATCCAGGGCTTGTTGCGGCAGTTTCGCAAGCAGGCGGTATTGGAGTTATCCAGCCTTTATCTCTAGTTTTTGTTCATAGATATGATTTTCGTGAAGGCTTGCAGTACATTAAAAAATTAACTACAAAACCCGTTGGAATGAATATAATTACAGAAAAATCTTCAAAAATTTATGAAGATAGAATGAAAAAGTGGCTAGAAATAGCGCTAGAAGAAGGAGTTCGTTTTTTTGTAACATCATTAGGAAATCCAAAATGGGTTGTGGATCGTGTTGCCTCAATGGGAGGCATTGTATTTCATGATGTGACCGAAAAAAAATGGGCAGAAAAGGCAATTCAGGCTGGAGTGCATGGTTTAATCTGTGTGAATAACAATGCAGGAGGCCATGCAGGCACTCACGGTTTTGAGTCTATATACAAAGAGCTATCAGACTTTAATGTGCCTATCATTTGTGCTGGCGGTATAGGTGACAAGAAATCGTATCAGGATGCAATGCAGATTGGGTATATGGGAGTGCAGATGGGAACTCGTTTTATTGCTACGCACGAATGCAACGCGCACGATGATTATAAAAGAGCAATTATTAAAGCAACTTCAAATGACATTGTGCTAACAGAAAAAATTTCGGGGGTTCCCGTTTCTGTTATAAAAACAGAATACATCTCTAAAGTAGGCACAAAAGCCAGCCCGATTGCAAGATATATGTTAAAACATAGTAAGTTAAAGCATTGGATTAGAGCGTATTACACTTTTCAAGCTGTATGGAAGTTAAAAAGAGCGTCGTTAGAGGGTTCTGGCTATAAGGATTACTGGCAAGCAGGTAAAAGTGTTGATGGATGTCATGAAGTTTTGTCTTCAGCTGAAGTTATTCATGGGCTTGTTGGGTAG
- a CDS encoding DUF4442 domain-containing protein — protein MASIFTDFSSPSKLIQTAWPKFNKFPGGNKIFTTLVSKYIPYTGSISPLILTIEHGQARVFLKDHKAIRNHLNSIHAIALANVGEFSTGLSLISQLPHDMNAILVKIEVEYLKKARGNLISECIFNLKNPIENNQEFKLLSSITNTDHEVVTNVHAIWRVRTKQ, from the coding sequence ATGGCTAGTATTTTTACAGATTTCTCCTCGCCAAGTAAGTTAATTCAAACAGCCTGGCCAAAGTTTAATAAGTTTCCAGGTGGTAATAAAATTTTTACAACACTTGTTTCAAAGTATATTCCTTATACAGGATCTATTTCTCCATTAATACTCACAATTGAGCATGGACAAGCTCGGGTATTTCTAAAAGATCATAAAGCAATTAGAAATCACTTAAACTCAATTCATGCAATTGCGCTTGCCAATGTAGGAGAATTTTCAACAGGATTGAGTTTAATTTCTCAACTACCACATGATATGAACGCTATACTCGTAAAAATTGAAGTAGAATATTTAAAAAAAGCCAGAGGAAATTTAATTTCTGAATGTATTTTTAATTTAAAAAATCCTATAGAAAACAATCAAGAATTTAAACTTCTGTCTTCTATAACAAATACTGATCATGAAGTTGTCACTAATGTACATGCAATTTGGCGAGTAAGAACTAAACAATAA